The following proteins are encoded in a genomic region of Gimesia algae:
- a CDS encoding DUF1501 domain-containing protein, which translates to MMNFNGQDLFNRREILEKVGSGFGMMSLAGMLASAEGASQKVPQQTPHFAPKAKRVIFLFMSGGPSQMDTFDPKPLLKKYEGQRPASANIRTASKTMGLMPSPVKFVKAGKSGIPVSEHFSKIAKHIDDMAVIRSMHTDFPNHAPALCMMNLGTLTPTRPSLGSWLTYGLGTENQNLPGFLALCPGKPVVGPKLWGSAFLPGKHQATHINNKDLTPEQMIPYLKNEVMSSTEQKKQLDLVQAINQQHLAKRAGDNELETRIKSMELAYRMQFAATDAFDISREPEKLQEAYGKSEFSKACLLSRRLSERGVRFVQVYYGNRQPWDTHSNHDKSNERLCKDIDQPIAQLLTDLKQRGLLDETLVVWGGEFGRTPTAQGGINGRDHNPFGFCMWLAGGGIKGGTVHGESDEFGFRAMQDKVHVHDLHATILHLMGINHERLTYHYSGRDFRLTDVAGEVVQNIIA; encoded by the coding sequence ATGATGAATTTCAACGGACAGGACCTGTTCAATCGTCGTGAAATCCTGGAGAAAGTCGGTAGTGGCTTTGGCATGATGAGCCTGGCTGGCATGCTGGCTTCAGCCGAGGGGGCCTCTCAGAAAGTTCCCCAGCAGACGCCTCATTTCGCCCCCAAAGCGAAGCGAGTGATCTTTCTGTTTATGAGCGGTGGTCCTTCTCAGATGGACACCTTTGATCCGAAACCATTGTTGAAGAAATATGAAGGCCAGCGGCCTGCTTCGGCGAATATTCGGACTGCATCCAAAACAATGGGGTTGATGCCTTCCCCGGTGAAATTCGTTAAAGCGGGAAAATCCGGGATACCGGTCTCAGAGCATTTTTCGAAAATTGCAAAGCACATCGACGACATGGCAGTGATTCGCTCGATGCACACTGACTTCCCGAATCATGCGCCAGCGTTATGCATGATGAATCTGGGGACATTGACGCCCACACGCCCCAGTCTGGGATCATGGCTGACTTACGGACTGGGAACAGAAAATCAGAATCTGCCCGGATTCCTGGCGTTATGCCCGGGTAAACCAGTGGTGGGCCCCAAACTCTGGGGCAGTGCCTTTCTCCCTGGCAAACATCAGGCAACACATATCAACAATAAAGACCTGACTCCCGAACAGATGATTCCGTATCTGAAAAATGAAGTGATGTCTTCTACTGAGCAGAAGAAGCAGCTGGATCTGGTTCAGGCGATCAATCAGCAGCATCTGGCAAAACGAGCCGGCGATAATGAACTGGAGACACGGATCAAATCGATGGAACTGGCTTACCGGATGCAGTTCGCGGCGACCGATGCGTTTGATATCTCGCGCGAACCCGAGAAGCTTCAGGAAGCATACGGGAAGAGTGAGTTCTCCAAGGCCTGTTTATTATCTCGTCGTTTGAGTGAGCGTGGCGTGCGGTTTGTGCAGGTTTACTATGGGAATCGACAGCCCTGGGATACGCACAGCAATCACGATAAGAGCAATGAACGTTTGTGTAAAGACATTGATCAGCCAATCGCACAACTGTTGACCGACCTGAAGCAGCGCGGACTGCTGGACGAAACGCTGGTTGTCTGGGGAGGCGAATTTGGTCGTACCCCGACTGCACAGGGAGGCATCAACGGTCGTGATCATAATCCATTCGGATTCTGTATGTGGCTGGCCGGCGGTGGCATCAAAGGGGGAACCGTGCATGGGGAGTCGGATGAATTTGGCTTCCGCGCGATGCAGGATAAGGTTCATGTCCACGATCTGCACGCGACGATTTTGCATCTGATGGGTATCAATCACGAGCGATTGACCTATCATTATTCCGGTCGGGATTTCCGACTGACGGATGTCGCTGGCGAGGTTGTACAAAACATCATTGCCTGA